Genomic segment of Streptomyces zhihengii:
GTACGAGCCCGGCCCCCAGCACCTGGGGCCGTACGTCCGCGCGCTGCTCGACGGCAGGGAGGTGGCGGGCCTCGGCCGGCTGCCCGCCGACCGTCATCTGCCGGTCGCCTGGACGCCGTACCTGGCCACCGAGGACGCCGACGCGACCGCCGAGTCGATCAGGAGCTGCGGCGGCACGATCGGCGTCGGGCCGCTGGACGCGGGTGAGGCGGGCCGGCTGGTGATCGGCTCCGATCCCGGCGGCGCGGTCTTCGGCGCCTGGCAGGCGCGGGCGCACGCCGGCACCGCGCTCCGGGGCACGCCCGGCACGCCCGTCTGGCACGAGCTGATCACCCGGGAGACGGCGTCGGTCGGCAAGTTCTACCAGGTGGTGTTCGGGCACGAGGCCCGTCCCTGCGACCCGGACGACGACGGGGATCGGCTGACGCTCTCCGTGGCCGGCCGGCCGGTGGCCTCGGTGCACGGCCTCGGCTCCGCGCTGCCGCGGCCCCGCGGCCCGCACTGGATGACGTACTTCGAGGTCGCGGACGTGGATGCGGCGGCGGGCCTGGTGGCCGGGCTGGGCGGCGAGGTGCTCCGGCCGCCGGGGCCGGGCGCCGCGGGCCCGGAGGCGACGGTAGCCGACCCGGAGGGCGCGGTGTTCACCCTGGTGACGACGGCCCCGGCGGGTTGACCGGGCGGCCCGGGCGGACGACGGGGAGGCCCGGGAGCCCGCCGTTCGGACGACGGTGCAGCGCGGAGCCAGGCCGCTGGGACGACCCGGAGCCCGGCCGAGGGGCGGCCGGCGTCCCGGGCCGGGCCGGAGGACCCGGCCGCCGCCTTCAGGTCCTGGTCGGGGCGGCCGTGCCGCGTGCGGCGTCCTCGTGCTCCACGGGGAGCACGTCGGGCGACAGGGCGGCCGCCCGGGCGCTGGCGGCCGTCATCCGGCGGCGGTGGTGGCGGCGGCACAGGACTTCGTAACCGACCTCGCCGGCCGCCTGGTTGACGTCGCCGACGACGACCTGCGCCCCCTCGACGACCATCACACCGCCCACCGTGCGCGCGTTGTGCGTGGCGCGCGCGCCGCACCAGCACAGCGCCTCGACCTGGAGCACCTCCACCCGGTCGGCCAGTTCGACGAGCCGCTGCGAGCCGGGGAACAGCTTCGAGCGGAAGTCGGTGGTGATGCCGAAGGCGAACACGTCGAGGTCGAGGTCGTCGACGACCCGGGCGAGCTGGTCGATCTGCTCCGGCGCGAGGAACTGCGCCTCGTCCGCGATCACGTAGTCGCAGCGGCCGCCCTTGGACAGATGGGCCACCAGGTAGGCGTAGAAGTCGAAGCCCTCCGCCGCCTCGACGGCGTCCGTCACCAGCCCGAGCCGCGAGGACAGCTTGCCCTCGCCGGCCCGGTCGTCGCGGGTGAAGATCATGCCCTGGAGCCCGCGGGTGGACCGGTTGTGCTCGATCTGAAGCGCGAGAGTCGACTTCCCACAATCCATCGTTCCGGAGAAGAACACCAGCTCGGGCATGGGTAGTCGATGACCTTTCGGGTCTGTGGGGGGCGTCTGCGGGGTCGGGGCGCGGGGCGGGTCAGGAGCGTACTTCGAGGAGCGGGACGAGCTGCTCGACCGGGGTCATGGAGCCGTGCATGCCGACCATGGCGGACTCGTGCGGCTCGTTGACGGAGGCGGTGATCACCACGTCGTCGCAGGCCGCGGCCACCACGTCGCCGATGCGTCCGTACACC
This window contains:
- a CDS encoding VOC family protein, giving the protein MTEATRHEPGAPCWVSLMVHSLDTIKEFYADLFGWEYEPGPQHLGPYVRALLDGREVAGLGRLPADRHLPVAWTPYLATEDADATAESIRSCGGTIGVGPLDAGEAGRLVIGSDPGGAVFGAWQARAHAGTALRGTPGTPVWHELITRETASVGKFYQVVFGHEARPCDPDDDGDRLTLSVAGRPVASVHGLGSALPRPRGPHWMTYFEVADVDAAAGLVAGLGGEVLRPPGPGAAGPEATVADPEGAVFTLVTTAPAG
- a CDS encoding thymidine kinase, producing the protein MPELVFFSGTMDCGKSTLALQIEHNRSTRGLQGMIFTRDDRAGEGKLSSRLGLVTDAVEAAEGFDFYAYLVAHLSKGGRCDYVIADEAQFLAPEQIDQLARVVDDLDLDVFAFGITTDFRSKLFPGSQRLVELADRVEVLQVEALCWCGARATHNARTVGGVMVVEGAQVVVGDVNQAAGEVGYEVLCRRHHRRRMTAASARAAALSPDVLPVEHEDAARGTAAPTRT